The sequence below is a genomic window from Deltaproteobacteria bacterium.
GATTTTATGCGGAACCTGCTGGACCTCGATGGGATGCAGAAAAGGATAGGAGCTTACGCACAGCAGCAGGCCCTGATGGATGAATTGCCCAGAGGATCCGGGAAGGTTTTACAGCAGGTGTTTCTTCGGGGCCGGATTTCCCGTGGGGAAGCGGCCCTGCTCACAGGCAAAGCTGAGCGTACGGGTCGGCGCATTGTGAAACAGCTCCTCGACAAGAAACTGTTGCGATCCGATTCCGACAAAGGACCGCTCAAGCCGGCGTTTCCAGTCGAGGCTGTCGGGTACTATTTCCCCCGCCTTTATCCTGAGGAAGTTGAATTTGAATGAAGACCGGCGCCAATAGTGCCTGACCCCCTGCGCTCAATTTTCCCTTAAAAATCAGACCATTGCTCCGCCCCCATCCAAAGGTGTACCATACCCATGCTAATCTAATGGGGAGAGAGCATCCTTTGGGAATTACAATTCTTACATACCATTTGCCGACCATGACCTTCCTTTGCACGCGAAAATCAAAGTGGGCAGAACGTGAATCTTGGCATTTCTGACAAGAAGGATCGGATAAACAACAATTCACGTCCTGATCCCGATGCGTTCCGAGGTGGCCAATTGAAGAGTCTGAATTTCATATTACGAGTCCTTATTATCCTGTTATTTATTATTCAAGGTTGCGGAACCTTTGTTACTTCAGATGGGACAACCAATACCAGGCAGGGAAATAGAGAAGTTCAAAAAAAACCGGCTCTATCACCAGACAAAGAGGAAAAGATTGTTAAGGGCGAGTTGATCGTCAGATTCAAAGATACAGTAACCAATCAAGAGATGGAAAAGATCATTTCTTCAATTGGAGCAAGAACCCTCAAGACAGTATCTAAAGAAAGGAAAACCGTTCTCATCCTATTACCTGAAGAATTATCAGAAAAAGACGCAATTAATGAATTGAGTAAGCTGACGGATGTTTTATATGCAGAGCCAAATCGCATTTATACGTTGGGGGCCGAGTAATGCTGAATGCTCTTATGAAGTTATGCTTGGCAATCATCACATCGCTTTTCATTTTGACGCTTCCAACACTTGCTTTTAGTCAAGATTATGTTCAGGGGGAGATACTGGTAAAATTTAAAGTTGCAGCATCTTCAACAAATAGAGCATCCCTCAATACAAGCTTGGGTTCTAATATACTTAGGAATCTTGGTCCCATAGGAGTGCAACAACTGAAAGTTCGGCCAGGGTTATCAGTGCAAGATGCAATTAAAGAATATCAAAGCCGGCCGGAAGTTGAATATGTGCAGCCCAATTACATTTATCATCTCCAATCAACAACCCCCAACGATCCTGACTACCCCAGTTTATGGGGACTTGATAATACAGGACAAACGGTTAGTGGCATCTTCGGTACATCAGATGCGGATATTGATGCACCTGAAGCATGGGACATCACTACAGGTTCACCATCGGTAATTGTCGCTGTCGTTGATTCTGGTGTCGATTACAATCATCCTGATATCAGCGGAAATATCTGGAGTAATTCAGGAGAAGTAATAAACGGCATAGACTCGGATTTAAATGGTTATGTAGACGATGTTAGGGGTTGGGATTTCGTTGATAACGATAATGATCCGATGGATGTAAATAGCCACGGGACACATGTGTCCGGAACAATAGGGGCGGTAGGAAATAATGGTATCGGGATTACAGGTGTTGCATGGACCACAAAGATTATGCCGGTTCGTGTGTTTGACTTCGCCGGCTTGGCCACCACCGCGAACATTGTTCTTGGCTTTGACTATGCAGTTGCCAATGGAGCAAAAATTATTAATTTCAGTGCTGGTGGTGGGCCGTCCGACCAAGCTATGATGGATTCAATTTCCGCTGCGAATAACGCTGAAGTTTTAATGGTATTTGCGGCTGGGAATTCCGCAAATAACAATGATGCCGGAGGAGCTCATTTTTACCCCTCAGATTATACTTACGACAATATAATCAGTGTCTCTGCTACTGACCAGGATGATTCCTTAGCTTCATTTTCAAATTATGGGGCTACTTCAGTGGATGTTGGTGCACCAGGGACAAATATATACAGCCTTAAACCGGCACGCCAAACTATTTTTTGGGAGGATTTTGAAGGATCAGTGCCTGGTTGGATTACCAATACAGTATCCGGATATACATGGGGTATTACTTCAGATTATTATTATTCAGGTTCAAAAAGTTTGGACGATGGCTCAGGGGTTCTCGATTACCTGGCAAACACTGATTCCTGGGTTGCCAGCCCCACATTTAATTTATCTGGTAAATCAGGTTGCACATTATCATTGCAAACTTCCTATATAATAGAAAATTCTTACGATTATATTCATCTAATGATTTCTACAGGTGGAACATATTCAGATTTGGCTGGAACCCCACTATCTGGAAGCCGGCCAACCTGGGTAAAAAGAACCTACGATTTGAAATATTACGAGGGGAATGCATCGGTTTCTCTCATGTTTGGTTTAACCTCTGATGCAACTGTTCAATATGGTGGTGTGAATTTTGATGATATTTCAGTTACATGTTCATCCACAACGTTCAGCGGTACAGAGTACACATTTAAGCAAGGTACATCCATGGCAGCTCCACATGTGGTTGGTCTGGCAGCTCTTTTGCTGGCACAAAACCCATCCCTTACAGTCTCCCAATTGAAAGCATTGATATTGGAGAACGGGGATTCCCTGCCGGCTCTTAGCGGGAAAACCACCACGGGTAAAAGGATAAATGCCTACAATTCTTTAAGAGCCGGAGATATCACAGCCCCCACAAATCCATATATCCTCATTGACGGTGGTAGTTCCAATACGACATCAACCGGCGTTACCCTTGCCCTGTCAGCGGCTGATGGTATAGGTGTTACAGGTTATTACATCTCAGAGACATCCTCAGCACCGGCGCCCGGCAGCTTTACTTCCATAACTTCTACTACCGATTACTCAGCAAATGTACCCTTTGTATTAAGTAGCGGCAGTGGAACCAAAACGGTTTACGCTTGGTTTAAAGATACCGCTGAGAATATAAGTTCAGGAGCATCCGACACTATCATCTATACAGCTGAGGAAAACGAAGCAACCGGGGGAAGCGATGGCTGTTTTATCGCCACAGCGGTCTATGGGTCATACGAGGCACCGGTGGTTAAACTCCTCCGCCGGTTCCGGGACCAGTTCCTGCTCACCAACGGCCCCGGCCGACTGTTTGTGGATGCCTACTACCGCTATTCGCCATCTGTAGCCGAATGGCTGAAAGATTCCAATTGGGCTAAGCCCATCGTCAGGGTCCTGCTATTGCCATTGATCGCACTTGCATGGTTCCTGGTGAAACTGAGTCTACCGGTACAGATACTCGCTATTATCTTGTTGCTCGGTATAGTGGTCTCAATAACTCGATTGAGGAGAAGAGCAGACCCCCCTCCATCCTCCGCCCATTTTCTCCCCTGATCTTCAGTTCTTGACCGACTCGGGTCGAAGGTATACAAAGCAGAGTGACCAGGTGGTCACGTTTTGCCCGCGCTTTTGAAATGAGGGAAGAGGATGAAGCCGAAAACCGCAGTCTGGGCCGCCCAGATACGAGCGCCGTTCCTTCTTCTGGCCGTTGTCCTCGTCCTGATCGGGGGCGCCCTGGCCCACGAATACGGACGGTTCAGCTTTTTGCTCTTTTTCCTATGCCTGGCAGGTACGGTCCTGGCTCACGTTTCCGTCAATCTTTTCAACGAACTTTCCGATTTCCGGACCGGCATCGATTCCCTTACCAGGAGAACTCCGTTCTCGGGAGGGAGCGGGAACCTGCAGGCGGGTCTTACCTCGGAATGGGGCGTCAGGATCGCCGCGTGGTGTACCCTGGCTTTGGCCGGCGCGATCGGGCTGTACCTGGCATGGCGGTCAAATTGGATCCTGCTGGGATTTATCCTGGTGGGGGGGCTGACGACTGTGTTCTACACAAGCCGCCTGGCCAAATTTGCCCTGGGGGAACTGTTCGCGGGCATGTGTCTTGGGAGCATGGTGGTCGTCGGCACTTTCATCGCCATGACCGGGGAGCTGAACACTACGGTGCTGCTCGCCTCCGTGCCTCCAGGCATCCTTACATCACTGCTGCTCTTCCTGAACGAATTCCCGGACCTGCAAGCGGACAGTTCCGGAGGGCGGCGTCACCTTCTTATCGTCCTGGGCAGGTCGGCCTCGGCGCGGGTCTACACGATTTCTCTGGGCGTCTGCTACGGGTTCATCGTCTGGGGTGTCGCATCGGGCGTCTTTCCGATTGCAATGCTCATTACCCTCCTGACCCTACCCCTCGCCTTCAAGGCCGCCGTCATCACCCTGAAGCACCATGACGATTTCGAGAAAATGATCGCGGCACAGGGGGCCAACGTGGGGCTGGTCCTGGGGATAGATTTTCTCATGGCCATAGCCTATTTCATTCACTGACAGGTCCTGACCCCCTTCACTCACTCCTCATCCACAATGCCGGCGGCCTTCATCCGCTGCTTTTTCAGCTCCTCGTCGATGTATGCCTGGATAAGTTCACGCTCGGCTTCGCCGATGATCAGGAACTCGACGCCTATTCCCAATGAACCGCCCCTTCTGACGTTGGCTGCCCATCGGACCATGGCCACGGTGGAGATAGTGTAATTGGAATCGGGAAGAGAGAAGGATACATCTATCTCCGAACCGGAGTCCGGGGGGATACCCATCTCGATGAAGGCCCCACCTTTTGACAGGACGTGCATGGTAGTGTTCAGTTTAAGACCCCCAACTCCCACAGTGCACGCCAGGTTGACAGTCGCCCGTTGGTAGCGTCTCTGGGCCATCACCAGAATCTCCCGGACCGCACCGATGAGGGATTCCCTGGTAAATGGTTTGTAGATGATCCTGTCACACCCGGCATTGATACACCTTTTCAGGGTTTCAGGGTTCCGCTCGGATGTGACGATAATAATTGGGATGTGTTTCGTACTTGGGTCGCCCTTCAGCTTTGCGCAGACCACGTCGCCGTCCATGCCGGGCATGTGAAGATCCAGGAGAATCAGGTCCGGCTTTACCGCATGGGCGATTTCAAGGGCCTTCGTTCCGGACATGGCCGAATGCAGGTCGAGTTCCTTTCTGGAAAGAAAGGATTTTTCCATAACCAGGAAGAGTTCGGCATCGTCCACCAGCAGAAGCGTTTTCTTCTTCATGTGCATAGTCCTCCTCTACCGCTGTACTTCACCGGTATTTCGGACGCTTGTCAAGAACTGGTTGACATTAGCCGGACCCCTGCCGATCCGTCAGGCCGGGAACCCCATATTCCGTTTTCGGCGTATGAACCACACGATGATGGAACCAAGCGCGACAAGGATGGGAACCAGGGCGATGTTGATGAATTTGAGCATCGTTTCAAGCCTTTCAATATTCCTCCTGAGCTGGTACTGAACCACCCTCAGGTCCTTTCGAATATCGACCTTTTCCTGCCGGAACTTGTCAATTTCCTTTTGCTGTTCCGGTGTCAGTTTGGCGGATTCCGCATCCTTGCGCTTGCCCTGAAGCTCGTTGAGCTTTCTCTCCGTCTTGTCAAGTTTTGCGGTCAGTTCCTGTTCCTTGGCCCGGTACTTGCGCTCGGCCTCCCGTCGTATCTTCTCAACCAGAGTGAACGGGCGGGAAGATGTCCCGCGGCTCCGGATGCTGATGAGGTCGGAACTGCCGCTTAGCTGGTCAAGGGCGTTGATGGCAAAATCGGCGTTCCCCGCGTTGGGGATGGCGATGCGTCTTCCAAAGAAGTCCTGGATGGTTACCCAGAACCTGTCCTGTAGAAGATCCGTATCCGCGATCACGATAACGTTAATCGGGCCTTTCGATTGGAGAAGCTGTTTTTTCTCCTTTGCTTTTTTCTGTCCCTCTTTGCGGGCTTTGTCCTTTTTTTCCGGTGGGGGCGGTCCGTCCGGGAAGGCCGTCGTCGCGGGCCCGCTGATACGGGCGGCCAGGGTAAAGGGTTTTCCGGCCGGTTTAAAATCGGCGATAAGACGTTTTGGGTCCGGGGGGAAGGAAAGCTGCTTGCGGTCCAGCAGCATCGCCTGTGATGTGGATTGCACCAGGGGAACGAATTTCGTCCCGGCATCCTTGGTAGGCGTCAGAGACCCTGCACTGGCCAGATTGAGCTGATCGATCTGTCCTGTGACCACCTCGTTCCGGTTGAGCATGTTGCCCCGGACGGCAAGCCAGGGCAGGTAATCGATGACCTGGGTTCGAAAACGCCCTTGATAACTTACCCTCTGGGCCGCGGCCATGTCTCCAACCACCTTGCCCGGTGTCAGCTTTACCCCCCAGGCGCCGAGCAGCCTGTTGGGCGCATACCCGGATGTGGATCCCTCCGCGGGACCCTGGGCCGCCATGAGTTCGCTCATGGGGTCCACGAAGACGAGGGCATGTCCCCCGCGCAGGACAAACTGATCAATTGCGTAAAGGGACCGTTTACCGAGGCCCTGGGGGTAGACAACCATCAGCACCCCAATGTCGTCCGGGATCTCTTCCTCGTCTTTGGGCAGAACCTTCAGATCGTACTGACGCTGCAGTTGATCCACGATGATCCACGGCGGTTCCATACTGAATGGGTTGCGGGGCGACGATCCCCCGGTAAGCGGAAGGGCGCTCAGGAGCCCAACCTTTGTTTTTTCCGGGTGGTCGAGGGAGTAAACCATCCGGCTCAGGTCGAACTCCAGAAAGCTTTCCCTGGCGGGTTGAAGAAAGGGAATAACCTGGTGTTTTCCATTTTTCCCGAATCCCACGATGCCGAAGTAGAGAGTCTCGCCGCTGCTTCCCGTGGGGACCCCCTGCAGCCCATAGCGGACCGCGTCGTCCTCCGCCTCGGAGAAAGGTTCGGGATCAATTACCTCGAGAGTCAGTTTTCCCCCCGCAACCGAGGAGTATTCCTCCAGGAGGTCCAAAACCCGCTGTGAAAAGAGTTTCAGACTGGTCATGTCCTTTGCGACACCGGCTGACCAGTATAGTTGTATTTTTACAGGATCCTGCAATGTTTCAAGGATGTGGACGGTTCCCTTTGACAGGGTGTGAACCTTGTTTTGAGTCAGGTCGAGTCGGGCGAATCGAAAAAGAGGTCGGCCCGCCGTGTTGATCAAAAGAAAGATCGCCACCGCGGCGACAAGACCGCCTACTGTAAGGTATCTTCTATTTTTCATTTGTCGGCCTCCCCTTTCAATTCTTGCAGCGATCCACAGCCCAGGCGCCGGCCAGGAGCCATAGGGCTATAAAGGTGAGGAAGTAGATGATGTCTCTTAAATCGAGTATCCCCTTGGTGATGGTGTCGAAGTGCTGGAGGAAACCGAGGGATCCGAGCATCTCCACCACCGCCGAGGGAAGCCAGGGACGGAAGAAGTCCTGGACGATGGGAAACCCGGAGAGGAGGAAGGCAAAACAGCCCACGACGGAGATTACGAATGCGATGACCTGATTGCGGGTCAATGCGGAAAAGAACGCGCTGATGGAGAGATAAGCCCCGGCCATCAGGAGACTTCCGACATATCCCGCCGCGATCACCCCGTTATCGGGCCTGCCGAGGATGTTTACGGTTATCCAGATGGGAAAGGTCAGGCCCAGGGAAATGGCGATCATGGACCATGCGGCCAGGAATTTGCCCAGGACCGCCTCCATCATGGAAACAGGCAGGGTCATGATCAACTCGATGGTTCCTGTTTTGCGTTCCTCGGCCCACAACCGCATCCCGAGGGCGGGGGCCAGGAAAAGGTAGAGCCACGGGTGCCAGGTGAAGAACGGTTGAAGGTCGGCCTGCCCTCTGGGGAAAAACCCGCCCAGGTAGAAGGTGAAGGTTCCCGTGAGAACCAGGAATATGATGACGAACACATACGCCAGAGGCGTAGAAAAGTATGAGGCCATTTCGCGCCGGTAGATGGATGCCATCCGCTTCATATTCGCCCCCCCTCTGTGGTTTCCCGGGCTGGAACGGTCAGAGTGTGAAAAACCTCGTCCAGCCGTCCGGATTCCTGCCGCAGTTCCTGGATATGCCATGGCCCGGCGTTCAGGAGATTGGCGATTTCGGTCAGAATTGGTCCTCCTTCCCGGGGAAAGGCGGTGCAAATGACCATGTCCCCGTTCCCGGCGGCCGAGGAAACCCTCTCCACTCCTGGAACGTTATGAAGCGCATCGGTGAGGGATTCCTCCTGGTCTGCGGACACAAGTATGGAAACGGCGTTATGATAGGACGACATGGTCTCAAGTTCCAATGGCGTACCATCAGCCACGATTTTACCCCGCGCGATAATGATGGCCCGGCTGCACACGTCCCGAACCTCCTCCAGAATGTGGGTGGAGATAATGATGGCCTTGTCCTCCGCCATGGTTCTGACGAGGTCTCTCACCTCCCGTTTCTGGTTGGGGTCCAGACCATCGGTGGGTTCGTCCAGGATAAGGGCAGGGGGGTCGTGGAGTATCGCCTGGGCAAGCCCCAGCCGCCTTTTGAACCCTTTTGACAGTGTTTCAATGGGCTGCTTCCAGACATCCTTGAGGTGAACGAGCTCGGCGAGTTCCCCGAGCCGTTTTTCCTTCGCACTTCCCTCGATGCCGCGAATCCGGGCGACAAAGCCGAGAAATGAGTATGGGGTCATTTCGGGATAGAGGGGCGCCCCCTCGGGGAGATAACCGAACTTTCCTTTGGCGGCTACGGGATGCTTGAGGACGTCAATGCCGCATATGCTGACTGATCCCTCGTCCGGCATCAGATATCCGGTGATCATCCTCATTGCGGTCGTCTTGCCGGCGCCGTTTGGGCCAAGGAAGCCAAGGACATCTCCCGCCTCCACCTCACAGCTGATATCGTTTACAGCTGATATCGTCCCGAACGATTTGCGCAGATTATGGACCTCAATCCGCGATGCCATAATTAACACCACCTCCTGTCCTGAACAATCCCCTCCGGAAACGGAACGGTAAAGGCTCCGCCAACCGGATTAAGAATGCATCATTGTAGTGAAGGCCCCGCGAAATGTTCCGGGGAAAAAATATTCCTCAACAACTCATTTGTCAAGCTCCGTGGGAAACAATTATCTTGACAGCCCGTAATAAAAAATCGTAAGAGGTTATTTGTGTTGTGGCACGCTTTTCTAATTACATGTTACGTATTTTCTGTGGGAGGGGGGGATACATGAAAAGATGGCTGTTGGTCATTTTTGTAGCGGCGGCGTTGGCGGCTCAGGCCCAGGTTGCCCATGCCCATTTCGGTGCGTTGATCCCCAGCGACGATATCATCTCGCAGGGTGAGGGGAACAGGGTCAACATCCACGCCATGTTCATTCACCCCATGGAGAACGGCTATATGCAGATGGAAAAGCCCGTTCGTTTCGGGGTGCTTTTCCGCGGCAGGAAGACCGACCTGACGGGGGCCCTTCGCGAAAAGAAGATAAGGGGATTTTCCACATGGTCGGCCGATTATGAGATCAGGCGTCCCGGTGACTATGTTTTCTATCTCGACCCGGTGCCGTACTGGGAGCCGGCCGAAGGCCGGTATATCGTTCACTATACCAAGGTCGTCGTAGACGCGTTCGGGCTGGAAAAGGGATGGGACGCCGAGGTGGGCATGAAGACGGAGATCGTTCCCCTGACCCGCCCTTATGGCCTGTGGACCGGGAACGTCTTTCAGGGAATCGTAAAGGTGAACGGCAAGCCGGTTTCGTACGCCGAGGTGGAGGTTGAATACCTGAACACGGATAATATAAAACCCCCGGCGGATCCGTACCTCACCCAGGTGCTCAAGGCGGATTCCAACGGGGTCTTCACCTACGGCATTCCACGGGCCGGGTGGTGGGGGTTTGCCGCTCTCTCGGAGGACGATAAAATGATGGAGAGGGACGGGAAGAAGGTCCCCGTGGAGATAGGGGCGGTTATCTGGGTCCGGACGAGGGACATGAAATGATTGAGCGATGCACATAAGCGAAGGAGTGTTATCCCCCCAGCTTCTTGCGGGCGGTGCGGTGCTGGCCAGCGCCGGCCTGGCAATAGGCATGCGTCAACTCAAGGCGGAGAAGATACCGCAGGTGGCGGTCCTCTCATCGGCCTTTTTCGTGGGGTCCCTCATTCACGTCCCGGCTGGGCCGGTCAGCGTCCACCTGGTGTTAAACGGTATTAACGGCCTGATCCTCGGATGGGCCGCGTTCCCCTCCATTTTCGTTGCCCTGACCCTCCAGGCCCTCCTCTTTCAGTTCGGAGGCCTCACGGTATTGGGGGTAAACACCGTTGTCATGGCTTTTCCGGCGGTGCTCTCGTACTATGTTTTCGGAAGGCTCGTGCGTAGAGGGTCAAAGCTCACGGCCTGGGCCGGGGGGTTTGGAGCCGGATTCGTCTCGGTGGCGGTGGGGGCCTGCCTCGTCGGGCTTTCACTCGCCCTTACCGGGAAAAACTTCTATCAGGCGGCCATGGTGGCTGTCGCGGCCCATATCCCTGTCATGATAATCGAGGGGATAATCACGGGATTCTGCGTAACTTTCCTCAGGAGGGTCAGGCCGGAGATTCTCGGGATCAAGGCTGAATCCAGGGAGGAAGACCGACGATGAACCGCTGGATGGCGGCAGCCGCACTTTGTACGGCCCTTTTTTTCCTGACCGTTGGTCAGGCATTGGCCCACAAGGTGAACATCTACGCCTACGAGGAGGGTGGAAAGATCCACACGGAAAGCTACTTTGTGGACGGCACTCCAAGTCGGGATTCCCGCGTTACAGCCTACGATAAAAATGGGAAAGTCGTGGCCGAGGGGCGCACCGATGACGATGGTGTCTTTGTCTTTTCCGTTGAGCATCCAGGGGATCTCAGGATTGTCCTGGAGGCGAGCATGGGCCACCGGAACGAGATACTCCTTCCGGCCGCTGATACCGTGAGCGGCGTTGCCGAACCCATACCTGAACAGGGCAAAAACGCTCCGGTTACCAACGATAGCGGCGTCCCCGGCGCGGCAAGCGCGCCGCAGGGGCCGTCACTGGACAAAGCCATTGACCGTGCTCTCGCCAGGAGGCTCGGTCCGATTCAGGAATCGATCATCAATATCCAGCGGGCCATGGAGAAACCGAGCCTCTCCCAGATCCTCGGAGGGCTTGGATATATCATCGGCATAGCAGGGGCGTTCCTCTGGGGAATGAGCAGGAAAAAGGGTATCTGAATGCACCTTGAGGAATTCGCCAATGGGTGCAGCGTCTGGCACCGGATGGACCCCAGAGTGAAGATAATCGGGGTTACGGCCTTCGCGGTGGTGACAGCCGTTTCAAGTGGAATACCGGCTCTCCTGTTCGCCTTCACCCTCTCCATTGCGGCTTTGGCCGCTGCCAGGCTGGAAATCCGGCAGGTGGCCATCCGGCTGTCGGTGGTCAACGGATTTGTCCTGTTCCTGTGGTTGTTTCTTCCGTTTACAACCCCGGGTCAGGTTCTGGCGCAATGGGGATGGCTTACGGTCCATCGGGCCGGCATTATCCTCGCGTTCTCAATCACCCTGAAGGCCAACGCCATCGCCGCGGCGACCATCGCCCTCCTTGGAACAAGCACTGTTTTCGACCTGGTCCACGGGTTGGTTCACCTGAGGATGCCCCAGAAGCTGGTGCAGCTCTTTTTCTTTACCTACCGATATCTCTCGGTTATCCACAGGGAATACCTTCGCCTGCGGGCCAGTATGCGCGTCCGCTGTTTTCATTCCGGCACTAACCTCCACACCTACCGATCGGTGGCGTATCTTATGGGGATGCTGTTTGTCCGGAGTTTTGATCGTTCTGAGCGGATCTACCATGCCATGATCCTGAGAGGATTTTCGGGGACGTTCTGGACCCTGCATCACTTCCGGATGCGACGGTCGGATTGGGCGGCGCTCAGCCTGATGGCGCTCTTTATTGGTGTTGAGATCGGTCTTCAGCTCCCCGGGGGACTGTCGTGATCCGCCTGTCGAATATCGGCTTTACCTACCCCAACGGTGCCGAGGTATTAAAAGGGTTGGAAATGTCATGCGGCAAGGGGGACCGGATCGGTATCATCGGGGCAAATGGATCGGGGAAGACGACCGTGCTCCACATCCTGATGGGGCTTCTCAGCCCGACATCGGGATCTGTGGAGCTTTTTGGAAAGGAACGGACGCGGGAGGAGGATTTCCGGGAGGCACGCCGGCGTATGGGGTTCGTTTTTCAGGATGCTGACGACCAGCTCTTTTGTCCCACCGTTGCCGAGGACGTGGCGTTCGGACCCCGGAACCTTGGTAAATCCGCACCAGAGGCCCACGATATCACCCACAGGGTCCTTTCCATGCTGGATATTGAGCACCTGGAAGAAAGGGTTACCTATCAGCTTTCCGGGGGTGAAAAACGGCTCGTCGCCTTGGCGACGGCTCTTGCCATGGAGCCCGAGATCCTGATCCTGGATGAGCCTGCCACAGGACTTACCGAGGACGCTACGGAACACCTGCTGAAGGTTCTGGACCGGCACGTGCCCACAAGTATTATCGTCTCCCACGACCTCCGGTTCCTCAACCGGGCCGTTGAAAGGACCCTGACCCTCAAAACCGGCCTCCTTTGGGTTTGGGGGACGTAGTTAAGTTGTTAAGTTGTCTGTCAGAAATGTCTGAATGCACCCAGCGGGATATTTTTGGCCCGGATCTTGAACCGCTTGCAGTATGCCGAGAACACCTCGATTAGATATCAGCGGAATGCTTTATCATGTTATGGCAAGGGGTATCGAAAAAAGAGATATCTTCCTGGACAATAAAGACCGAAACATCTTTCTCAAGAGGTTTTCTATTGTTGGGACCGAATGCGGAATCGATTGTCTCGCGTGGTCCCTCATGCCCAACCATATCCATCTTCTCATAAGACCCACGGCATCCAAACTGGCAACCTTCATGCAAAGGCTGTTGACGAGTTATGCCGTGACCTTCAACTTAAGGCATGACCGTGTCGGTCACCTGTTCCAGAATCGATATAAATCGATTATTTGTCAGGAAGAATCCTATCTACTCCAGCTTGTCCGGTACATCCACCTGAACCCAGT
It includes:
- a CDS encoding Fic family protein, whose product is DFMRNLLDLDGMQKRIGAYAQQQALMDELPRGSGKVLQQVFLRGRISRGEAALLTGKAERTGRRIVKQLLDKKLLRSDSDKGPLKPAFPVEAVGYYFPRLYPEEVEFE
- a CDS encoding S8 family serine peptidase codes for the protein MLNALMKLCLAIITSLFILTLPTLAFSQDYVQGEILVKFKVAASSTNRASLNTSLGSNILRNLGPIGVQQLKVRPGLSVQDAIKEYQSRPEVEYVQPNYIYHLQSTTPNDPDYPSLWGLDNTGQTVSGIFGTSDADIDAPEAWDITTGSPSVIVAVVDSGVDYNHPDISGNIWSNSGEVINGIDSDLNGYVDDVRGWDFVDNDNDPMDVNSHGTHVSGTIGAVGNNGIGITGVAWTTKIMPVRVFDFAGLATTANIVLGFDYAVANGAKIINFSAGGGPSDQAMMDSISAANNAEVLMVFAAGNSANNNDAGGAHFYPSDYTYDNIISVSATDQDDSLASFSNYGATSVDVGAPGTNIYSLKPARQTIFWEDFEGSVPGWITNTVSGYTWGITSDYYYSGSKSLDDGSGVLDYLANTDSWVASPTFNLSGKSGCTLSLQTSYIIENSYDYIHLMISTGGTYSDLAGTPLSGSRPTWVKRTYDLKYYEGNASVSLMFGLTSDATVQYGGVNFDDISVTCSSTTFSGTEYTFKQGTSMAAPHVVGLAALLLAQNPSLTVSQLKALILENGDSLPALSGKTTTGKRINAYNSLRAGDITAPTNPYILIDGGSSNTTSTGVTLALSAADGIGVTGYYISETSSAPAPGSFTSITSTTDYSANVPFVLSSGSGTKTVYAWFKDTAENISSGASDTIIYTAEENEATGGSDGCFIATAVYGSYEAPVVKLLRRFRDQFLLTNGPGRLFVDAYYRYSPSVAEWLKDSNWAKPIVRVLLLPLIALAWFLVKLSLPVQILAIILLLGIVVSITRLRRRADPPPSSAHFLP
- a CDS encoding prenyltransferase, with protein sequence MKPKTAVWAAQIRAPFLLLAVVLVLIGGALAHEYGRFSFLLFFLCLAGTVLAHVSVNLFNELSDFRTGIDSLTRRTPFSGGSGNLQAGLTSEWGVRIAAWCTLALAGAIGLYLAWRSNWILLGFILVGGLTTVFYTSRLAKFALGELFAGMCLGSMVVVGTFIAMTGELNTTVLLASVPPGILTSLLLFLNEFPDLQADSSGGRRHLLIVLGRSASARVYTISLGVCYGFIVWGVASGVFPIAMLITLLTLPLAFKAAVITLKHHDDFEKMIAAQGANVGLVLGIDFLMAIAYFIH
- a CDS encoding response regulator; translated protein: MKKKTLLLVDDAELFLVMEKSFLSRKELDLHSAMSGTKALEIAHAVKPDLILLDLHMPGMDGDVVCAKLKGDPSTKHIPIIIVTSERNPETLKRCINAGCDRIIYKPFTRESLIGAVREILVMAQRRYQRATVNLACTVGVGGLKLNTTMHVLSKGGAFIEMGIPPDSGSEIDVSFSLPDSNYTISTVAMVRWAANVRRGGSLGIGVEFLIIGEAERELIQAYIDEELKKQRMKAAGIVDEE
- a CDS encoding ABC transporter — translated: MKNRRYLTVGGLVAAVAIFLLINTAGRPLFRFARLDLTQNKVHTLSKGTVHILETLQDPVKIQLYWSAGVAKDMTSLKLFSQRVLDLLEEYSSVAGGKLTLEVIDPEPFSEAEDDAVRYGLQGVPTGSSGETLYFGIVGFGKNGKHQVIPFLQPARESFLEFDLSRMVYSLDHPEKTKVGLLSALPLTGGSSPRNPFSMEPPWIIVDQLQRQYDLKVLPKDEEEIPDDIGVLMVVYPQGLGKRSLYAIDQFVLRGGHALVFVDPMSELMAAQGPAEGSTSGYAPNRLLGAWGVKLTPGKVVGDMAAAQRVSYQGRFRTQVIDYLPWLAVRGNMLNRNEVVTGQIDQLNLASAGSLTPTKDAGTKFVPLVQSTSQAMLLDRKQLSFPPDPKRLIADFKPAGKPFTLAARISGPATTAFPDGPPPPEKKDKARKEGQKKAKEKKQLLQSKGPINVIVIADTDLLQDRFWVTIQDFFGRRIAIPNAGNADFAINALDQLSGSSDLISIRSRGTSSRPFTLVEKIRREAERKYRAKEQELTAKLDKTERKLNELQGKRKDAESAKLTPEQQKEIDKFRQEKVDIRKDLRVVQYQLRRNIERLETMLKFINIALVPILVALGSIIVWFIRRKRNMGFPA
- a CDS encoding ABC transporter permease subunit; the protein is MKRMASIYRREMASYFSTPLAYVFVIIFLVLTGTFTFYLGGFFPRGQADLQPFFTWHPWLYLFLAPALGMRLWAEERKTGTIELIMTLPVSMMEAVLGKFLAAWSMIAISLGLTFPIWITVNILGRPDNGVIAAGYVGSLLMAGAYLSISAFFSALTRNQVIAFVISVVGCFAFLLSGFPIVQDFFRPWLPSAVVEMLGSLGFLQHFDTITKGILDLRDIIYFLTFIALWLLAGAWAVDRCKN
- a CDS encoding ABC transporter ATP-binding protein, which gives rise to MASRIEVHNLRKSFGTISAVNDISCEVEAGDVLGFLGPNGAGKTTAMRMITGYLMPDEGSVSICGIDVLKHPVAAKGKFGYLPEGAPLYPEMTPYSFLGFVARIRGIEGSAKEKRLGELAELVHLKDVWKQPIETLSKGFKRRLGLAQAILHDPPALILDEPTDGLDPNQKREVRDLVRTMAEDKAIIISTHILEEVRDVCSRAIIIARGKIVADGTPLELETMSSYHNAVSILVSADQEESLTDALHNVPGVERVSSAAGNGDMVICTAFPREGGPILTEIANLLNAGPWHIQELRQESGRLDEVFHTLTVPARETTEGGRI